The proteins below are encoded in one region of Mycobacterium pseudokansasii:
- the hglS gene encoding 2-oxoadipate dioxygenase/decarboxylase: MSPVTRLATWQLRARFAAGLSAMYAAEVPAYTTLVTVSTQVNADYAARHGDAERLGSLRRVTAERHGAIRVGTPAELAAVADLFAAFGMEPVGCYDLRSARPPIPVVSTAFRPIGADELARNPFRVFTSMLATGDSRFFEAGLRHRVQTFLARRQLFDPALLARARVIAADGGCDAAAADAFVAGAVAAFTLSREPIDKCWYEELSRVSAVAADIAGVGSTHVNHLTPRVLDIDELYRRMTGCGITMIDTIQGPPRTDGPPLLLRQTSFRALAEPRLFRGNDGRIVEGSLRVRFGEVEARGVALTPRGRERYDTVMAHADPAAVWGDYFPSTDAELAAQGLAYYRGGDPSAPIVYEDFLPASAAGIFRSNLDRDSRAGEDAGDASGYDAEWMAGAIGRDIHDPYALYEAQAKEAAA, from the coding sequence ATGAGTCCGGTCACGAGGCTGGCCACCTGGCAACTGCGGGCCCGCTTCGCCGCCGGGCTGTCGGCCATGTATGCCGCCGAAGTTCCCGCCTACACCACGCTGGTGACGGTGAGCACTCAGGTCAACGCCGACTACGCGGCGCGCCACGGCGACGCGGAACGGTTGGGCTCGCTGCGGCGGGTCACCGCCGAGCGCCATGGCGCCATCCGGGTGGGCACCCCGGCCGAGCTCGCCGCCGTCGCCGACCTGTTCGCCGCGTTCGGCATGGAACCTGTCGGCTGCTACGACCTGCGTTCGGCGCGGCCGCCGATTCCCGTGGTGTCCACCGCATTTCGTCCGATCGGCGCAGACGAATTGGCGCGCAACCCGTTTCGGGTGTTCACGTCGATGCTGGCCACCGGCGACAGCCGGTTCTTCGAGGCCGGCCTGCGCCACCGCGTGCAGACCTTTCTGGCGCGGCGGCAGTTGTTCGATCCCGCGTTGCTGGCCCGGGCGCGGGTGATCGCGGCCGACGGCGGCTGTGACGCCGCAGCAGCCGACGCTTTCGTCGCGGGCGCGGTGGCCGCATTCACGCTGTCGCGGGAACCGATCGACAAGTGCTGGTACGAAGAGCTGTCCCGGGTGTCGGCGGTGGCCGCCGACATCGCCGGGGTCGGCAGCACCCACGTCAATCACCTGACGCCACGGGTCCTGGACATCGACGAGCTGTACCGGCGGATGACCGGGTGCGGTATCACCATGATCGACACCATTCAGGGCCCGCCGCGCACCGACGGGCCCCCCTTGCTGTTGCGCCAGACGTCTTTTCGCGCGCTGGCCGAACCGCGGTTGTTTCGCGGCAACGACGGCCGCATCGTCGAGGGCAGCCTGCGGGTGCGGTTCGGCGAAGTCGAGGCGCGCGGTGTCGCCCTCACCCCACGCGGGCGGGAACGCTACGACACCGTGATGGCGCATGCCGACCCGGCCGCCGTGTGGGGCGACTACTTCCCGTCCACGGATGCGGAGCTGGCCGCGCAGGGCCTGGCCTACTACCGCGGCGGCGACCCGTCGGCGCCCATCGTCTACGAGGACTTCCTGCCGGCCTCGGCGGCCGGAATCTTCCGCTCCAATCTGGACCGGGATAGCCGCGCTGGCGAGGATGCAGGCGATGCTTCCGGCTACGACGCCGAGTGGATGGCCGGAGCTATCGGACGCGATATCCACGACCCCTACGCACTCTATGAAGCACAGGCCAAGGAGGCTGCCGCATGA
- a CDS encoding TetR/AcrR family transcriptional regulator: MATARRRLSPEDRRAELLALGAEVFGKRPYDEVRIDEIAERAGVSRALMYHYFPDKRAFFAAVVKDEADRLYAATNKPPAPGLTMFEEIRTGVLAYMAYHQQNPEAAWAAYVGLGRSDPVLLGIDDEAKNRQMEHIMTRIGEVVSGIPGSTALEPEVERDLRVIIFGWIAFTFEICRQRIIDPTTDAERLADACAHTLLDAIARVPQIPEELAHAMATARDLSQS, translated from the coding sequence ATGGCGACAGCCAGGAGGCGGTTATCCCCCGAGGACCGACGCGCCGAACTGCTGGCCCTGGGGGCGGAAGTTTTCGGAAAGCGACCTTACGACGAGGTCCGCATCGACGAGATCGCGGAGCGCGCCGGGGTGTCGCGCGCGTTGATGTACCACTACTTCCCGGACAAGCGGGCATTCTTTGCCGCTGTCGTCAAGGACGAGGCGGATCGGCTGTACGCGGCCACCAACAAGCCACCCGCCCCGGGTCTGACGATGTTCGAAGAGATCCGCACCGGCGTGCTGGCCTACATGGCCTATCACCAACAGAACCCGGAAGCCGCGTGGGCGGCCTATGTGGGCCTGGGCCGCTCGGACCCGGTTCTGCTGGGCATCGACGACGAGGCCAAGAACCGCCAGATGGAACACATCATGACCCGCATCGGCGAGGTCGTGAGCGGCATTCCGGGCAGCACCGCGCTGGAGCCGGAGGTCGAGCGCGACCTTCGGGTGATCATTTTCGGCTGGATCGCGTTCACCTTCGAGATATGTCGCCAACGGATCATCGACCCCACCACCGACGCCGAACGCCTTGCCGACGCCTGTGCGCACACGCTGCTGGACGCGATAGCCCGGGTGCCGCAGATTCCCGAGGAACTGGCTCATGCGATGGCGACCGCACGAGACTTGTCACAGTCGTAA
- a CDS encoding anti-sigma factor encodes MSDADARPNRHQRGDRAVELNVAARLENLAILRTLVGAIGTFEDLDFDAVADLRLAVDEVCTRLIRSATPNATLTLVVDPRDDELVVEASAMCDTHDVVAPGSFSWHVLTSLADDVQTFHDGRMPDAAGSVFGIVLTARRAASGR; translated from the coding sequence ATGAGCGATGCCGACGCGCGTCCCAACAGGCACCAACGCGGCGACCGCGCCGTCGAGCTGAACGTTGCTGCGCGCTTGGAGAATCTGGCGATCCTGCGCACCCTGGTCGGCGCCATCGGCACCTTCGAGGACTTGGATTTCGATGCGGTCGCCGACCTGAGACTGGCGGTCGACGAAGTGTGTACCCGGCTGATCCGTTCCGCCACACCGAACGCGACCTTGACGCTGGTGGTCGACCCGCGCGACGACGAACTCGTGGTGGAGGCGTCCGCGATGTGCGACACCCACGACGTGGTGGCACCCGGCAGCTTCAGCTGGCATGTGCTGACATCGCTGGCCGACGACGTCCAGACGTTCCACGACGGTCGTATGCCCGACGCCGCCGGCAGTGTGTTCGGCATTGTGTTGACGGCCCGACGGGCGGCCTCTGGCAGGTGA
- the amaB gene encoding L-piperidine-6-carboxylate dehydrogenase yields MTSTSELRDRVLGAFDSIGVTAGLGEPGGHGMPVSTPITGESLFTLAYTTPEQADRTIAEAVQAFSTWRGTPAPVRGAVVSRLGELLTAHKHDLATLVTLEVGKITAEALGEVQEMIDICQFAVGLSRQLYGRTIASERPGHRLMETWHPLGVVGVITAFNFPVAVWAWNTAVALVCGDAVVWKPSELTPLTALACQALLTRAAADVGAPPSVSGLLLGEADLGELLVDDPRIALVSATGSVRMGRQVGPRVAARFGRALLELGGNNAAVVTPSADLELAVRAIVFAAAGTTGQRCTTLRRLIVHRSIADDVAARVAAAFGQLPVGDPSAPATLVGPLIHETAYRDMLGALEQARADGGEVVGGQRHQDEHPSAYYVAPAVVRMPSQTAIVATETFAPILYVLAYDDIDEAIALNNAVLQGLSSAIFTNDLREAEHFLNESDCGIANVNIGTSGAEIGGAFGGEKQTGGGRESGSDAWKAYMRRATNTINYSRELPLAQGVRFG; encoded by the coding sequence ATGACCAGCACCAGCGAGCTACGCGACCGGGTCCTAGGGGCTTTCGACTCGATCGGGGTGACGGCCGGCCTGGGCGAGCCGGGCGGGCACGGGATGCCGGTCAGCACGCCGATCACCGGCGAGTCGTTGTTCACCCTGGCCTACACCACTCCCGAGCAGGCCGATCGCACGATCGCCGAGGCGGTGCAGGCGTTCTCGACATGGCGCGGCACGCCCGCGCCGGTGCGCGGCGCGGTGGTGTCCCGGCTCGGGGAGTTGCTCACCGCGCACAAACACGACCTCGCCACGCTGGTGACGCTCGAAGTAGGCAAGATCACCGCCGAGGCGCTGGGCGAAGTCCAGGAAATGATCGACATCTGCCAGTTCGCGGTCGGCCTGTCGCGCCAGCTCTACGGGCGCACCATCGCCTCGGAGCGCCCGGGCCACCGGCTGATGGAGACCTGGCATCCGCTGGGCGTGGTCGGTGTGATCACCGCGTTCAACTTCCCGGTCGCGGTGTGGGCATGGAACACCGCGGTGGCGCTGGTGTGCGGGGACGCCGTGGTGTGGAAGCCCTCGGAGCTGACACCGCTGACGGCGCTGGCCTGTCAGGCATTGCTGACCCGCGCCGCCGCCGACGTCGGCGCCCCGCCCTCGGTGAGCGGCCTGCTGTTGGGCGAAGCGGATCTGGGAGAGCTGCTCGTCGACGACCCGCGCATCGCGCTGGTGTCGGCAACCGGTTCGGTGCGGATGGGCCGGCAGGTCGGTCCCCGGGTCGCCGCGCGCTTCGGCCGGGCGTTGCTGGAGCTCGGCGGCAACAACGCGGCCGTCGTGACTCCCTCGGCCGACCTCGAGCTGGCGGTGCGGGCCATCGTGTTCGCCGCGGCGGGCACTACGGGTCAGCGCTGCACCACCCTGCGCCGGCTGATCGTGCACCGCTCGATAGCCGACGACGTGGCGGCCCGGGTCGCCGCCGCCTTCGGGCAGCTGCCCGTCGGTGACCCCTCGGCACCGGCCACACTGGTCGGCCCGCTCATCCACGAGACCGCCTACCGCGACATGCTGGGCGCGCTGGAACAGGCGCGTGCCGACGGCGGCGAGGTCGTCGGCGGTCAGCGCCACCAGGACGAGCACCCGAGCGCCTACTACGTCGCGCCCGCCGTGGTCCGGATGCCGTCGCAGACGGCCATCGTGGCCACCGAGACGTTCGCGCCGATCCTCTACGTGCTGGCTTACGACGACATCGACGAGGCTATCGCACTCAACAACGCTGTGCTACAAGGGCTTTCGTCGGCGATCTTCACCAACGACCTGCGCGAGGCGGAGCACTTCCTCAACGAATCCGACTGTGGAATCGCCAACGTGAACATCGGTACCTCGGGCGCGGAGATCGGCGGCGCCTTCGGCGGCGAGAAGCAAACCGGAGGCGGTCGCGAGTCCGGTTCGGACGCCTGGAAGGCCTACATGCGCCGCGCCACGAACACGATCAACTACTCCCGCGAGTTGCCGCTGGCGCAAGGAGTGCGGTTCGGCTGA
- a CDS encoding Lrp/AsnC family transcriptional regulator, whose product MGDRLDDIDRILVRELVADGRATLSELAASAGLSVSAVQSRVRRLESRGVVTGYSARVNPEAVGHMLSAFVAITPLDPSQPDDAPARLEHIDEIEACHSVAGEESYVLLVRVESARALEDLLQRIRTAANVRTRSTIILNTFYSDRQSIP is encoded by the coding sequence ATGGGTGACAGGCTCGACGACATCGACCGGATCCTGGTGCGCGAGTTGGTCGCCGACGGGCGTGCCACCCTCTCGGAGCTGGCCGCCAGCGCCGGCCTGTCGGTCTCGGCGGTCCAGTCGCGGGTGCGCCGGCTGGAGTCGCGCGGCGTGGTGACCGGGTATTCGGCGCGGGTCAACCCGGAGGCCGTCGGGCACATGCTGTCGGCGTTCGTGGCCATCACTCCTCTGGACCCTTCCCAACCCGATGATGCGCCCGCCCGGCTGGAACACATCGACGAAATCGAAGCGTGTCACTCCGTGGCCGGCGAGGAGAGTTACGTCCTGCTGGTGCGCGTCGAGTCTGCCCGGGCCCTGGAGGACCTGCTGCAGCGAATCCGGACAGCCGCCAACGTGCGCACTCGAAGCACCATCATTCTGAATACTTTTTACAGCGACCGGCAGTCCATACCATAA
- a CDS encoding ATP-dependent helicase codes for MSFDPLGRFSAITRDWFASTFAAPTAAQADAWAAIADGENTLVIAPTGSGKTLAAFLWALDSLAGAPDRQSGTRVLYVSPLKALGVDVERNLRTPLAGLTRLAERRGLPAPDISVGVRSGDTPPAARRQLIARPPDVLITTPESLFLMLTSAARETLANVETVIVDEIHAIAATKRGAHLALSLERLDDSALGPAGRRRAQRIGLSATVRPPEELARFLSGQSPTTIVAPPAAKTVELSVQVPVPDMANLADNSIWPDVEARLVDLIEAHNSTIVFANSRRLAERLTARLNEIHAERCGVELPTATDEKTNPQVAGGAPAHIMASGQSFGAPLVLARAHHGSVSKEQRALVEEDLKRGLLKAVVATSSLELGIDMGAVDLVIQVEAPPSVASGLQRIGRAGHQVGEISRGVLFPKHRTDLLGCAVSVQRMLAGQIETMRVPANPLDILAQHTVAAAALEPLNADRWFDTVRRSAPFATLPRSAFEATLDLLSGKYPSTEFAELRPRLVYDRDTGTLTARPGAQRLAVTSGGAIPDRGLFTVWLATEKPSRVGELDEEMVYESRPGDVISLGASSWRITEITHDRVLVIPAPGQPARLPFWRGDDVGRSAELGAALGQLTGQLARLDRQKFGKRCAALGFDNYATDNLWGLLDEQRAATRVVPTDTTLLVERFRDELGDWRMILHSPYGLRVHGPLALAVSRRLRERYGIDEKPTASDDGIVVRLPDAGDAPPGAELFVFDADEIDAAVTAEVGESALFASRFRESAARALLLPRRHPGRRSPLWHQRQRAAQLLDVARKYPDFPIVLETVRECLQDVYDVPTLIALMTEIAQRRVRIAEADTVTPSPFAASLLFGYVGAFIYEGDVPLAERRAAALSLDSTLLAELLGRVELRELLEPEVIAATGRQLQHLTADRVARDAEGVADLLRLLGPLTEDEVAARTSAPDVGGWLEGLRAARRALTVSFAGRNWWVAVEDIGRLRDGVGAAVPVGLPATFTEEVADPLGELLGRYARTHTPFTTAEAAARFGLGLRVTADVLGRLAGDGRLVRGDFVAAAAPGGVGSQQWCDVEVLRILRRRSLAALRAQVEPVSTAAYGRFLPEWHQVGATDAGGVDRLAAVIDQLAGVRIPASALEPLVLAPRVRDYSPAMLDELLASGEVSWSGAGSISASDGWISLHLADSAPLTLALPPNQPAEIKLTDTHRVILDTLAGGGAYFFRQLTGNAHPETALKAALWELIWAGWVTGDTFAPVRAVLGGVPGARKRSATAHRGHRPPRLSRFSVAHAQARAADPTVAGRWSALPPPEPDSTLRAHYHAELLLNRHGVLTKGAAAAEGVPGGFATLYKVLSVFEEAGRCQRGYFVESLGGAQFAVASTVDRLRSYLDGIDPQRPEYRAVVLAATDPANPYGAALPWPIAERAAGARPGRKAGALVALVDGELAWFLERGGRTLLTFTDDPGASHAAAIALAGLVAARRVASILVERVDGIPALQPGGPDWVTGALVEAGFVRTPRGLRLR; via the coding sequence GTGAGCTTTGACCCGCTAGGCCGATTCAGTGCGATCACCCGCGACTGGTTCGCCAGCACCTTCGCCGCGCCCACCGCCGCGCAGGCCGACGCCTGGGCCGCTATCGCCGACGGCGAGAACACCTTGGTCATCGCCCCGACCGGCTCCGGCAAGACGCTGGCCGCCTTCCTGTGGGCGCTCGACAGCCTGGCTGGCGCGCCCGATCGGCAGTCGGGCACCCGTGTCCTCTATGTCTCGCCGCTCAAGGCGCTCGGGGTCGACGTCGAGCGCAATCTGCGCACCCCGCTGGCGGGGCTGACCCGGCTGGCCGAGCGCCGGGGTCTACCCGCGCCCGACATCAGCGTCGGAGTCCGCTCCGGCGACACCCCTCCCGCGGCACGCCGCCAGCTGATCGCGCGGCCCCCCGACGTGCTAATCACCACGCCCGAGTCGCTGTTCTTGATGTTGACCTCGGCCGCCCGCGAGACGCTGGCCAACGTCGAGACCGTTATCGTCGACGAGATCCACGCCATCGCGGCCACCAAGCGGGGCGCTCATCTGGCGCTGTCGCTGGAGCGCCTCGACGACTCGGCGCTTGGGCCGGCTGGGAGGCGCCGCGCACAGCGCATCGGGCTGTCGGCGACCGTGCGTCCGCCCGAGGAACTCGCCCGGTTTTTATCGGGCCAGTCCCCGACCACCATCGTCGCTCCCCCCGCGGCCAAAACGGTGGAGCTCTCGGTGCAGGTGCCGGTGCCCGACATGGCCAACCTGGCCGACAACTCCATCTGGCCCGATGTCGAGGCCCGGCTCGTCGACCTGATCGAAGCGCACAATTCGACCATCGTGTTCGCCAACTCGCGGCGGCTGGCCGAAAGACTTACCGCGCGGCTCAACGAAATTCACGCCGAACGCTGCGGCGTGGAGCTTCCCACCGCGACTGATGAGAAGACCAACCCGCAGGTGGCCGGCGGCGCCCCCGCGCACATCATGGCAAGCGGCCAGAGCTTCGGCGCGCCTCTGGTGTTGGCGCGCGCACATCACGGATCGGTCAGCAAGGAGCAGCGCGCCCTCGTCGAGGAGGACCTCAAACGCGGGCTGCTCAAGGCGGTGGTGGCGACGTCGAGCCTGGAGCTGGGCATCGACATGGGTGCGGTGGATCTGGTGATCCAGGTGGAGGCGCCGCCGTCGGTGGCCAGCGGCCTGCAACGCATCGGGCGGGCCGGGCACCAGGTCGGTGAGATCTCGCGCGGAGTGCTGTTTCCCAAGCACCGCACCGACCTACTCGGCTGTGCGGTGAGCGTGCAACGCATGCTGGCCGGCCAGATCGAAACCATGCGGGTGCCGGCCAATCCGCTGGACATCCTGGCCCAGCACACCGTGGCGGCGGCCGCGCTGGAGCCGCTCAACGCCGACCGCTGGTTCGACACCGTGCGCCGCAGCGCCCCGTTCGCGACCCTGCCGCGCAGCGCGTTCGAGGCCACCCTGGATCTGCTGTCCGGCAAGTACCCGTCCACCGAGTTCGCCGAGCTGCGGCCGCGGTTGGTCTACGACCGCGATACCGGGACGCTGACCGCGCGCCCGGGAGCGCAGCGACTCGCCGTCACCTCCGGCGGCGCCATCCCCGACCGCGGGCTGTTCACCGTGTGGCTGGCCACCGAAAAGCCTTCGCGGGTAGGCGAACTCGACGAGGAGATGGTTTACGAGTCGCGCCCCGGCGACGTGATCTCGCTGGGGGCCAGCAGCTGGCGGATCACCGAGATCACCCATGATCGGGTGCTGGTGATTCCCGCGCCGGGCCAGCCGGCCCGGTTGCCGTTCTGGCGTGGCGACGACGTCGGCCGCTCGGCCGAGCTGGGCGCCGCGCTGGGCCAGCTGACCGGCCAGCTGGCCCGCCTGGACCGCCAGAAGTTCGGCAAGCGTTGTGCCGCTTTGGGTTTCGACAACTACGCGACCGACAACCTGTGGGGGCTGCTGGATGAGCAGCGGGCCGCTACCCGGGTGGTGCCCACCGACACCACGCTGCTTGTCGAGCGGTTCCGCGACGAGCTGGGCGATTGGCGGATGATCCTGCATTCGCCGTACGGGCTACGGGTGCACGGACCACTCGCGCTCGCCGTGAGCCGACGGCTGCGGGAGCGCTACGGAATCGACGAGAAGCCGACCGCCTCCGACGACGGCATCGTGGTGCGGTTACCCGATGCTGGCGACGCCCCGCCGGGTGCCGAACTATTCGTTTTCGACGCCGACGAGATCGACGCCGCCGTGACCGCCGAAGTGGGCGAGTCGGCGCTGTTCGCGTCGCGGTTCCGGGAGTCGGCTGCCCGCGCATTGCTGTTGCCGCGCCGCCATCCAGGCCGCCGCTCGCCGCTGTGGCACCAGCGCCAGCGTGCCGCCCAGTTGCTGGACGTGGCCCGCAAATACCCGGACTTCCCGATCGTGCTGGAAACCGTCCGCGAGTGCCTGCAAGACGTCTATGACGTCCCGACGTTGATCGCGCTGATGACCGAGATCGCACAGCGCCGGGTGCGGATAGCCGAGGCCGACACCGTGACACCCTCCCCGTTCGCGGCCTCACTGCTGTTCGGTTACGTCGGTGCGTTCATCTACGAGGGCGACGTCCCGCTGGCCGAACGCCGCGCGGCGGCGTTATCGCTGGACAGCACGCTGCTGGCCGAGCTGCTGGGTCGAGTCGAGTTGCGTGAGCTGCTGGAGCCGGAGGTCATCGCCGCGACCGGTCGGCAGTTGCAGCACCTGACGGCCGACCGGGTGGCCCGCGACGCCGAAGGCGTGGCGGACCTGCTGCGGTTGCTGGGTCCGCTCACCGAGGACGAAGTCGCCGCCCGCACGAGCGCGCCCGACGTCGGGGGCTGGCTGGAGGGGTTGCGCGCGGCCCGGCGCGCCCTGACGGTGTCCTTCGCCGGGCGCAATTGGTGGGTGGCCGTCGAAGACATCGGCAGGCTGCGCGACGGCGTTGGCGCGGCGGTTCCGGTGGGACTGCCGGCGACGTTCACCGAAGAAGTGGCCGATCCGTTGGGTGAGCTACTGGGCCGCTACGCGCGCACCCACACGCCGTTCACCACCGCCGAGGCCGCGGCCCGGTTCGGCCTGGGCCTGCGGGTGACCGCCGATGTGCTGGGCCGGCTGGCTGGAGACGGCCGACTGGTGCGGGGCGACTTCGTCGCCGCTGCGGCGCCGGGCGGCGTCGGATCGCAGCAATGGTGCGACGTCGAGGTGCTGCGCATTCTGCGGCGCCGGTCGCTGGCGGCGCTGCGAGCCCAGGTCGAGCCGGTCAGCACCGCGGCCTACGGGCGCTTCCTGCCGGAGTGGCACCAGGTCGGCGCCACCGATGCGGGCGGCGTCGACCGGCTCGCGGCGGTGATCGATCAGCTTGCCGGTGTGCGGATCCCGGCTTCGGCGCTGGAGCCGCTGGTGCTGGCCCCGCGAGTCCGCGACTACTCCCCGGCGATGCTCGACGAGCTGCTCGCCAGCGGCGAGGTCAGCTGGTCGGGCGCCGGGTCGATCTCGGCCAGCGATGGCTGGATCAGCCTGCACCTGGCCGATTCCGCGCCCTTGACACTGGCCTTGCCTCCCAACCAGCCCGCCGAGATCAAGTTGACCGATACCCATCGGGTAATCCTGGACACGCTGGCCGGCGGCGGCGCGTACTTCTTCCGCCAGCTCACCGGAAACGCACACCCCGAGACCGCCCTCAAAGCCGCCCTGTGGGAACTGATCTGGGCCGGCTGGGTCACCGGCGACACGTTCGCGCCGGTGCGCGCGGTCCTCGGCGGCGTCCCGGGGGCCCGCAAGCGGTCGGCCACCGCGCACCGCGGGCACCGGCCGCCGCGGCTGAGCCGATTTAGTGTCGCGCATGCCCAGGCACGCGCCGCGGACCCCACGGTGGCGGGGCGATGGTCGGCGCTGCCGCCTCCGGAACCGGACTCCACGCTGCGGGCCCACTATCACGCCGAGTTGCTGTTGAACCGCCACGGCGTGTTGACCAAAGGCGCGGCGGCCGCCGAAGGGGTGCCGGGTGGGTTCGCCACCCTATACAAGGTGTTAAGCGTGTTCGAGGAGGCCGGCCGTTGCCAGCGCGGCTACTTCGTCGAGTCGTTGGGCGGCGCTCAGTTTGCCGTGGCATCCACCGTGGACCGGCTGCGTAGCTACCTCGATGGAATCGACCCGCAGCGGCCGGAGTACCGGGCCGTGGTGCTCGCCGCCACCGACCCGGCCAATCCCTACGGAGCCGCACTGCCGTGGCCTATCGCCGAACGTGCCGCCGGGGCCCGGCCGGGCCGTAAGGCCGGAGCACTGGTCGCGCTGGTTGACGGCGAGCTGGCCTGGTTCCTCGAGCGGGGCGGCCGCACCCTGCTGACCTTCACCGACGACCCGGGGGCCAGCCACGCGGCAGCCATCGCGTTGGCCGGTCTGGTGGCGGCCCGCCGGGTCGCGTCGATCCTGGTGGAGCGCGTCGACGGGATACCGGCCCTGCAACCCGGCGGGCCGGACTGGGTGACCGGTGCCCTGGTCGAGGCCGGATTCGTCCGCACCCCGCGCGGTTTGCGGTTGCGATGA
- the lat gene encoding L-lysine 6-transaminase, with product MTAAVRSSAHTRRPIAPDQVHEVLGRSILVDGLDLVLDLSRSAGGYLVDARTGRRYLDMFTFVASSALGMNHPALAGDEEFRAELTEAALTKPSNSDVYSVAMARFVETFVRVLGDPALPHLFFVEGGALAVENALKVAFDWKSRYNQAHGIDPALGTRVLHLSGAFHGRSGYTLSLTNTKAVTVARFPRFDWPRIDAPYIRPGLSESAIDALEGEALRQARAAFEAHPHDIACFIAEPVQGEGGDRHFRPEFFTAMRRLCDEHDALLIFDEVQTGCGITGTPWAYQQLGVAPDVVAFGKKTQVCGVMAGRRVDEVTDNVFAVTSRLNSTWGGNLVDMVRARRILEVIESDGLFEHAARQGRHLRARLDELAQEFRGLVLHPRGRGLMCAFSLPTTADRDDVIRRLWQRAVIVLPTGDDGVRFRPALTVTRAEIDAAIAGVRAALTAVT from the coding sequence ATGACTGCCGCCGTGAGATCGTCTGCGCACACACGCCGGCCCATAGCGCCAGACCAAGTCCACGAGGTGCTGGGCCGCAGCATCCTGGTCGACGGCCTCGACCTGGTGCTCGATCTGTCCCGGTCCGCCGGCGGCTACCTGGTCGACGCCCGAACCGGCCGGCGCTACCTGGACATGTTCACCTTCGTCGCCTCCTCGGCGCTGGGCATGAACCATCCGGCACTGGCCGGTGACGAAGAATTCCGCGCCGAGCTCACCGAGGCCGCGTTGACCAAACCCAGCAACTCCGATGTGTATTCGGTGGCGATGGCTCGATTCGTCGAGACCTTCGTCAGGGTGTTGGGCGACCCGGCGCTGCCGCATCTTTTCTTCGTCGAGGGCGGCGCGTTGGCGGTGGAGAACGCCCTCAAGGTCGCATTCGACTGGAAAAGCCGCTACAACCAGGCGCATGGCATCGATCCGGCGCTCGGCACCCGGGTACTGCACTTGAGCGGGGCATTTCACGGCCGCAGCGGCTACACCCTGTCGCTCACCAACACCAAAGCCGTCACGGTGGCCCGTTTTCCGAGATTCGATTGGCCGCGCATCGACGCGCCGTATATCCGACCCGGTTTAAGCGAGTCGGCCATCGATGCGCTGGAGGGCGAGGCGCTGCGGCAGGCCCGCGCGGCATTCGAGGCGCATCCACATGACATCGCCTGTTTCATCGCCGAGCCCGTCCAGGGCGAAGGCGGGGACCGCCACTTCCGGCCCGAGTTCTTCACCGCGATGCGCCGGCTCTGCGACGAACACGATGCGCTGCTGATTTTCGACGAGGTGCAGACCGGCTGCGGGATCACCGGAACCCCGTGGGCGTACCAGCAACTGGGTGTAGCGCCCGATGTCGTGGCATTCGGAAAAAAGACCCAGGTGTGCGGGGTGATGGCGGGCCGCCGAGTCGACGAGGTCACCGACAACGTGTTCGCCGTCACGTCGCGGCTCAACTCGACGTGGGGCGGAAACCTGGTCGACATGGTGCGGGCCCGCCGCATCCTGGAGGTGATCGAAAGCGACGGGCTCTTCGAACATGCGGCCCGGCAGGGCCGCCACCTGCGTGCCCGGCTCGACGAGCTTGCCCAGGAGTTCCGGGGCCTGGTTCTCCATCCGCGCGGCCGGGGGTTGATGTGTGCCTTCAGCCTGCCGACCACCGCGGACCGTGACGACGTGATCCGCCGGCTCTGGCAACGCGCGGTGATTGTGCTACCGACGGGTGACGACGGGGTGCGCTTCCGCCCGGCGTTGACCGTCACGCGCGCCGAGATCGATGCCGCGATCGCTGGTGTGCGTGCAGCCTTGACGGCTGTGACCTAG
- the usfY gene encoding protein UsfY: protein MGDTYRDPVDHLHTTRPLAGESLIDVLHWPGYLLVVAGVIGGVGSLAAFGTGHDSQGMVAGVAALVVTVAGLVWLAVEHRRVRRIAERWYAEHPEVPRQRLAS, encoded by the coding sequence ATGGGGGACACCTACCGCGACCCCGTCGACCACCTGCATACGACGCGGCCGCTGGCCGGCGAGTCGCTGATCGACGTGCTGCACTGGCCCGGGTACCTGCTGGTGGTGGCCGGGGTTATCGGCGGTGTCGGATCTCTTGCCGCCTTCGGCACCGGGCATGACTCCCAGGGCATGGTCGCCGGCGTCGCGGCGCTCGTGGTCACGGTGGCCGGGCTGGTGTGGCTGGCCGTCGAGCATCGGCGGGTGCGTCGAATCGCCGAGCGGTGGTATGCCGAACATCCCGAGGTCCCGCGCCAACGGCTGGCCAGCTAG